The Populus alba chromosome 4, ASM523922v2, whole genome shotgun sequence genome contains a region encoding:
- the LOC118058630 gene encoding cold-regulated 413 plasma membrane protein 1, which produces MRRDQEMASGLITSDFQDFANAAKKLANHAIKLGGLGFGTTFLEWIASFAAIYLLILDRTNWKTNMLTGLLIPYIFFTLPSILFNVLRGEVGKWIAFVALILRLFFPKHFPDWLELPSALILLIAVAPSLFANTIRNDWIGLVICLAIGCYLLQEHIRACGGFRNSFTKANGISNIVGIILLFVYPAWAIVLDIL; this is translated from the exons ATGAGGAGGGATCAAGAAATGGCAAGTGGATTGATTACTTCTGATTTTCAAGACTTTGCTAATGCTGCTAAGAAGCTAGCTAATCATGCTATCAAGCTTGGCGGATTAGGATTTGGTACCACTTTTCTTGAATGGATCGCTTCTTTTGCTGCAAT TTATCTATTGATCTTGGATCGAACGAACTGGAAAACGAACATGCTTACTGGACTCTTAATCCCCTACATTTTCTTTACTCTTCCTTCAATATTGTTCAACGTGCTCAG GGGAGAGGTTGGAAAATGGATTGCTTTCGTTGCTCTTATATTGCGTCTTTTCTTCCCAAAACATTTCCCAG ATTGGCTTGAATTGCCTAGTGCTTTGATTCTTCTAATAGCGGTGGCTCCCAGTTTGTTTGCGAACACGATAAGGAATGATTGGATTGGTTTGGTCATATGTTTAGCCATTGGATGTTATTTGCTCCAAGAACACATCCGGGCATGTGGCGGGTTTAGAAACTCCTTCACAAAAGCAAATGGCATATCCAACATTGTTGGCATAATACTTCTGTTTGTTTATCCTGCCTGGGCAATTGTGCTTGATATCCTTTGA